GACGGTGCCGAGCGCGCCGGTCAGGCCGAGGCGGCGGGCGATCACCGTGGCGATCTCGACGGGGGCGGCCGTCACGAGCCAGACCTTCTGGCCGGCGTCGAGGTGCGCCTGGGCGAGGGCGCGGGTGCCGGGCCAGATGCGCTCGGCCATGTACTCGTCGTAGATCTCCTCGCCGATCGACTGGAGCTCGGCGACGCGGTGGCCCTTGACGATGGAGAGCGCGGAGTCGCGGGCCTCCTGCATGTGCTCGGGGTCCTCGACGCCGGCCAGTCGGAACCAGGCCTGCTGCCAGGCGAAGCGGACGAGGTCGCGGGTCTCGAAGAACTTGCGCTTGTACAGGCCGCGGCCGAAGTGGAACAGGGCGGCGCCCTGCATGACGGTGTTGTCCAGGTCGAAGAAGGCGGCGGCCCGGTCGTCGCCGAGGACGGGGAACTCGGGTTCCTGTGCCTCTTGTTCGGGGGCGGCCTGGGCGGTGGCGTCCTGGGACGTCTTGCGCGCGGCCTCCGCCGAGGCCTCGCCTGCGAGCACGCTGCGCGCGGTGGCGGAGCGCCTACGGGGGGTGAGCCATGCGAGAGCGGCCATGCGGTGAGCATAGCCAGTCGGTTTGCGCGTTCCGCTCCGCGGAGGTGGCCGGGTCGTGAACGTGCCGGTCCCTCCGGGGGCGGGGGTGCGTGTCCGGCTGCGGGGCGTCGGGAGCCATTCGCGCGGTTTCCTCGCCCCCGCCGCCCTTACCCTTCCCGTCCCTTCAAGGGGCTCCGCCCCTTGGACCCCGGACGTGCGGGTGGGTGGGGTCTTCTCGCGCAGTTCCCCGCGCCCCTTTTAGGGGCGCGGGGAACTGCGCATCTTTTGGGGGTCCGGGGGCTTGCCCCCGGGGACGGGAAGGGTAGGGGCGGCGGGGGCGAAGGAAGGTCGTAGGGGGCGCGCCCGGGGGAGAATAAGGGGTATGCCGCCTCTGTTTCGGCGCGCTTCGCGCGCTTCGCTCGTCACCCTCGTGCGCAAACCCGGCTGTCACCTCTGTGACGACGCTGAGGCCGTCGTCGCCAAGGTGTGTGCCGACCTCGGCGTCCCCTGGGAGCAGAAGGACATCACCCAGGACGAGGACCTCAACCGCCGCTACTGGGAGCAGATCCCCGTCGTCCTCATCGACGGTGAACAGCACACCTTCTGGCGAGTGAACGAAGACCGCCTGCGTAAAGCCCTCGGCTGATCCCCCGGCGTCACCCCGCCCGGCCGGCCCACCTGACCGACCAGTCCAACAAACCCCTTCCGTCGCTTAGGATCGAAGGCGTTCGTATCTCGGGGGGCGGGATCGTCGAGGAGAGTGTGCGGTTTTGCCCCCAGGAGGAGAGGAACACGTGTGCACTCGCACCGGTTCCCAAGAACCCCACCACCCCCGCGTGAGCCCGGTCACGTTGGCCGGGCAAATCGGACACCATCTTTGTGCACGCGTTCACAAAGACATAGCCTGCTTTCGACGGGGCGGTCCGGGGACACACGACCGCCTGCAGCCCCGCTCTACCCGCAGGAGCACCGTGGCAACTGGCCGAACTCACCGACCGGCGACCCGCAGCCGAGGAATTCCCGAGGCCACCGTCGCCCGTCTCCCGCTGTACCTCCGAGCCCTCACCGCACTGTCGGAGCGCTCGGTGCCCACGGTCTCCTCGGAGGAGCTCGCGGCCGCGGCGGGGGTCAACTCCGCCAAGCTGCGCAAGGACTTCTCCTACCTCGGCTCCTACGGGACCCGTGGCGTGGGGTACGACGTCGAGTACCTCGTCTACCAGATCTCCCGTGAGCTGGGGCTGACGCAGGACTGGCCGGTCGTCATCGTCGGTATCGGAAACCTCGGCGCCGCCCTCGCCAACTACGGAGGGTTCGCCTCCCGCGGCTTCCGTGTCGCCGCGTTGATAGACGCGGACCCGGCGCTGACCGGCAAGGCCGTCGCGGGCATCCCGGTGCAGCACACCGACGAGCTCGAGAAGATCATCGACGACAACGGCGTGTCGATCGGCGTCATCGCCACCCCGGCCGGCGCCGCCCAGCAGGTCTGCGAGCGGCTCGTCGCCGCCGGTGTCACCTCCATCCTGAACTTCGCGCCGACCGTGCTGTCCGTCCCCGACGGCGTCGACGTGCGCAAGGTCGACCTCTCCATCGAGCTGCAGATCCTCGCCTTCCACGAACAGCGCAAGGCCGGCGAGGAGAACCCGGGCGCCGGCATCGACGGCGCCCTCCCGGCCGCCGAGGAGCCCCCGGCCGCCGTCAAGCGGACCGCCAGGAGCCAGGCCCCGGCCGTCGCCGAGCAGTCCGTCTCCCCCGATCAGGGGCCCGACGGGGACGTCCCCGCCGTGATGCCGGCATGAGTCTCCTCGTCGTCGGACTGAGCCACCGCAGCGCCCCCGTCAGCGTCCTGGAGCGCGCCGCCCTGAACGCGGACGCCCAGGCCAAGCTGGTCCAGGACACGGTCGCCGCCGAACCGGCCACCGAGGCCGCGGTGCTCGCCACCTGCAACCGCATAGAGCTCTACGCCGACGTGGACAAGTTCCACGCGGGCGTCGCCGAGCTGTCCACGCTGCTCGCCCAGCACAGCGGGGTCGGTCTGGACGAGCTCACTCCTTATCTTTATGTGCACTACGAGGACCGCGCCGTCCACCACCTGTTCTCGGTGGCCTGCGGGCTGGACTCGATGGTCGTGGGCGAGGGCCAGATCCTCGGCCAGATCAAGGACTCCCTCGCCACCGCGCAGGAACTGCACACCGCCGGACGGCTGCTGAACGACCTGTTCCAGCAGGCGCTGCGGGTCGGCAAGCGCGCCCACTCCGAGACCGGCATCGACCGCGCCGGCCAGTCCCTGGTCACCTTCGGCCTGGAACAGCTCGCCGCCGGCGCCCCGGTGGAGGGCTGGGCCCGCGGCAAGCGCGCCCTGGTGATCGGCGCCGGCTCCATGTCCTCGCTGGCCGCGGCGACGCTCGCCCGGGCCGGGGTGGCCGAGGTCGTGATCGCCAACCGCACCCGGGAGCGCGCCGAACGGCTCGCGCGGATCCTCACCGAGGGCGACGACACGGACGTCCTCGCCAGGGCCGTTGCGATGGAAACGGTGCCCGCCGAGCTGACACGTGCCGACGTCGCGGTGTCCTGTACGGGCGCGACCGGCCTGGTGCTGAGCGCCCAGGAGGTCGCCGCGGCCGTCGAGGGCCGCGTCCCCGCGCCGCGCGTCACGGCCGGTGCCACCGCTCCCGCGCCCGCCGCCGCGAGCCCCGCGCAGCCCGCCACCGGTGACGAGAACTGTCCGCTGGACCTGTCCGCCGTGCGGGGCGCCGCCACCGGTTTCTCCGTCGCGGGCGAGGCCGCCGTCGCCGGTCTGGACGCCGCGGCGCTCGAACAGCACGCCGCCTGGGTCGACAAGGGCACCGGCACCGCCGACCGCCGCGAGGGCGGCCGCCGTACGCCGGAGCGCACCCCCGAGGACGACGCCGAGCTGATCGCCGCGCTCGCCGCCACGGCCACCGCCGTCGGCCGCATCCCCGAGCGCCGCGTCCCCGAGCCCGTGGCCGAGATCCCGCGCCCCACCCCCGTGCTGTCGGTGCTCGACCTCGCGATGCCCCGGGACGTCGACGCGGCCGTGCACCGGCTGCTCGGCGTACGCCTGGTCGACATCGAGTCACTGGCCGACGCCTCCGCCGACGCCCCGATGGCGGCCGACGTCGAGCAGGTCCGCCGCATCGTCTCCGACGAGGTCGCGGCGTTCGGCGCCGCCCAGCGGGCCGCGCACATCACCCCGACGGTCGTCGCGCTGCGTACGATGGCTGCCGACGTGGTCGCGAGCGAGATCGCCCGGCTCGAAGGACGCCTGCCGGACCTCGACGACAAGCAGCGCGGCGAGATCACCCAGACCGTGCGGCGCGTCGTCGACAAACTGCTGCACGCCCCGACCGTACGGGTCAAGCAGCTGGCCGCCGAGCCCGGCGGCGCCGGGTACGCGGACGCGTTGCGCACCCTGTTCGACCTGGACCCCGAGACGGTCGCCCGGGTCTCCCGGGCGGACGGTGCCGACCGGCCCCCGGTCGGCGCGGTCACCGGCCTCGCGGCCCCGGGTCCCACGAGCACCATGAAGAACACCGAGAACGCCAGGAACCGAGGGCGAGCATGACTGAGCAGGCACTGAGGCTGGGGACCAGGCGCAGCAAGCTGGCCATGGCCCAGTCCGGACAGGTGGCCGATGCCGTCAGCCAGGTGACCGGACGGCCCGTCGAGCTCGTGGAGATCACGACGTACGGCGACACCTCGCGCGAGCACCTGGCGCAGATCGGCGGCACCGGCGTGTTCGTCGCCGCCCTGCGCGAGGCGCTGGTGCGCGGCGACGTCGACTTCGCCGTCCACTCGCTCAAGGACCTGCCGACCACGCAGCCCGACGAGCTGACGCTGGCCGCCGTGCCGAAGCGCGAGGACCCGCGGGACGTGCTGATCGCGCGGGACGGGCTTACCTTCACCGAGCTGCCGGCCGGCGCCCGCGTCGGCACCGGCTCGCCGCGCCGCATGGCGCAGCTGAACGCGTACGCCCGCAACCACGGCATGCGGATCGAGACGGTGCCGATCCGCGGCAACATCGACACCCGGATCGGATACGTCCGCAGCGGTGAGCTGGACGCGGTCGTACTGGCCGCCGCCGGCCTGAACCGGATCGGCAGGACGTCCGAGGTGACCGACTTCCTGTCGGTCGACACCGTGCTGCCGGCCCCCGGCCAGGGGGCCCTGGCGGTCGAGTGCCGGACGGCGGACAACGCCGCCGACGCCGCACTCACCCTCGCGCTCGCGGAGCTCGACGACCCGTTCACCCGGGCCGCCGTCACCGCCGAGCGAGCCCTGCTCGGCGCCCTGGAGGCCGGC
The DNA window shown above is from Streptomyces sp. NBC_00670 and carries:
- the hemC gene encoding hydroxymethylbilane synthase — translated: MTEQALRLGTRRSKLAMAQSGQVADAVSQVTGRPVELVEITTYGDTSREHLAQIGGTGVFVAALREALVRGDVDFAVHSLKDLPTTQPDELTLAAVPKREDPRDVLIARDGLTFTELPAGARVGTGSPRRMAQLNAYARNHGMRIETVPIRGNIDTRIGYVRSGELDAVVLAAAGLNRIGRTSEVTDFLSVDTVLPAPGQGALAVECRTADNAADAALTLALAELDDPFTRAAVTAERALLGALEAGCSAPVGALADLQADGQIVKEMRLRGVVGTTDGSTLVQLSTTGSVPETHDQAMALGRELASEMLAKGAAGLMGERAQ
- a CDS encoding redox-sensing transcriptional repressor Rex, with protein sequence MATGRTHRPATRSRGIPEATVARLPLYLRALTALSERSVPTVSSEELAAAAGVNSAKLRKDFSYLGSYGTRGVGYDVEYLVYQISRELGLTQDWPVVIVGIGNLGAALANYGGFASRGFRVAALIDADPALTGKAVAGIPVQHTDELEKIIDDNGVSIGVIATPAGAAQQVCERLVAAGVTSILNFAPTVLSVPDGVDVRKVDLSIELQILAFHEQRKAGEENPGAGIDGALPAAEEPPAAVKRTARSQAPAVAEQSVSPDQGPDGDVPAVMPA
- a CDS encoding HAD family hydrolase, whose amino-acid sequence is MAALAWLTPRRRSATARSVLAGEASAEAARKTSQDATAQAAPEQEAQEPEFPVLGDDRAAAFFDLDNTVMQGAALFHFGRGLYKRKFFETRDLVRFAWQQAWFRLAGVEDPEHMQEARDSALSIVKGHRVAELQSIGEEIYDEYMAERIWPGTRALAQAHLDAGQKVWLVTAAPVEIATVIARRLGLTGALGTVAESVGGVYTGRLVGEPLHGPAKAEAVRALATAEGLDLTRCAAYSDSHNDIPMLSLVGHPYAINPDAKLRKHARQLDWRLRDYRTGRKAAKVGIPAAAGVGAVAGGTAAAIALTRRRR
- a CDS encoding glutaredoxin family protein, translated to MPPLFRRASRASLVTLVRKPGCHLCDDAEAVVAKVCADLGVPWEQKDITQDEDLNRRYWEQIPVVLIDGEQHTFWRVNEDRLRKALG
- a CDS encoding glutamyl-tRNA reductase — encoded protein: MSLLVVGLSHRSAPVSVLERAALNADAQAKLVQDTVAAEPATEAAVLATCNRIELYADVDKFHAGVAELSTLLAQHSGVGLDELTPYLYVHYEDRAVHHLFSVACGLDSMVVGEGQILGQIKDSLATAQELHTAGRLLNDLFQQALRVGKRAHSETGIDRAGQSLVTFGLEQLAAGAPVEGWARGKRALVIGAGSMSSLAAATLARAGVAEVVIANRTRERAERLARILTEGDDTDVLARAVAMETVPAELTRADVAVSCTGATGLVLSAQEVAAAVEGRVPAPRVTAGATAPAPAAASPAQPATGDENCPLDLSAVRGAATGFSVAGEAAVAGLDAAALEQHAAWVDKGTGTADRREGGRRTPERTPEDDAELIAALAATATAVGRIPERRVPEPVAEIPRPTPVLSVLDLAMPRDVDAAVHRLLGVRLVDIESLADASADAPMAADVEQVRRIVSDEVAAFGAAQRAAHITPTVVALRTMAADVVASEIARLEGRLPDLDDKQRGEITQTVRRVVDKLLHAPTVRVKQLAAEPGGAGYADALRTLFDLDPETVARVSRADGADRPPVGAVTGLAAPGPTSTMKNTENARNRGRA